One Sphingopyxis macrogoltabida genomic region harbors:
- a CDS encoding aromatic ring-hydroxylating oxygenase subunit alpha: protein MSDVADVARPARKLTTLADLTPSQIEAIRKIPAEKDAVVVPFGSTRPHDIFTGQARYDREQERIFRRYPVPVTVSALLEPGSIVANDSYGFPMLVSRTRDGTIKAFINACQHKGAKIIEDCALHKQGRMTCPYHAWTYGIDGKLIGVSRSEAFQGLDKSQRGLIELEAREWGGIVYVQLNRDIAADWSNLSQQVADDFDALGIGSAHVYGRKTFDLKANWKVVLEPFLEGYHVQRLHAASIGDRFQDAPNIVDMFGPNIRQVSGRIGYVPEMLDEDPAANVHKLVTHAYTAFPNCVVVTSQYYTSVMLLMPRGPDRTTVEYFMLTPEAAATPKAEEVFARSYELILGVFGGEDFRAAEISQQGLNAGVPEETIYCGLETNIIRYYEAIEALL from the coding sequence ATGAGTGACGTTGCAGACGTTGCACGCCCAGCCCGCAAGCTGACGACGCTCGCCGACCTGACGCCGAGCCAGATCGAGGCGATCCGCAAGATCCCCGCCGAAAAGGATGCGGTGGTCGTCCCCTTCGGGTCGACGCGCCCCCACGATATCTTCACGGGTCAGGCGCGTTACGACCGCGAGCAGGAGCGGATTTTCCGCCGCTATCCGGTTCCCGTCACCGTCTCGGCGCTGCTCGAACCCGGCAGCATCGTCGCCAACGACAGCTATGGCTTCCCGATGCTCGTGTCGCGCACCCGCGACGGCACGATCAAGGCATTTATCAACGCGTGCCAGCACAAGGGGGCGAAGATCATCGAGGATTGCGCGCTCCACAAGCAGGGCCGCATGACCTGTCCCTATCACGCCTGGACCTATGGCATCGACGGCAAGCTGATCGGCGTGTCGCGCAGCGAGGCCTTTCAGGGACTCGACAAGAGCCAGCGTGGGCTGATCGAGCTTGAGGCGCGCGAATGGGGCGGCATCGTCTATGTCCAGCTCAACCGCGACATCGCCGCCGACTGGTCGAACCTGTCGCAGCAGGTCGCCGACGATTTCGACGCGCTCGGGATCGGATCGGCGCATGTCTATGGTCGCAAGACATTCGACCTCAAGGCGAACTGGAAGGTCGTGCTCGAACCCTTCCTCGAGGGCTATCATGTCCAGCGGCTCCACGCCGCATCGATCGGCGACCGCTTCCAGGACGCGCCGAACATCGTCGACATGTTCGGCCCCAACATCCGGCAGGTGTCGGGGCGGATCGGCTATGTCCCCGAAATGCTCGACGAGGACCCGGCGGCGAACGTCCACAAGCTCGTCACCCATGCCTATACGGCCTTCCCCAACTGCGTCGTGGTGACCAGCCAGTATTATACCAGCGTCATGCTCCTGATGCCGCGCGGCCCCGATCGCACGACGGTCGAATATTTCATGCTGACACCTGAAGCCGCGGCGACGCCTAAGGCCGAGGAGGTGTTCGCGCGCTCCTACGAACTGATCCTCGGTGTGTTCGGGGGCGAGGATTTCCGCGCTGCCGAGATCAGCCAACAGGGGCTGAACGCGGGTGTGCCCGAAGAGACGATCTATTGCGGGCTCGAGACCAATATCATCCGCTATTATGAAGCGATCGAAGCGCTTCTTTGA
- a CDS encoding alpha/beta fold hydrolase has protein sequence MADRLKRSVFVSADGVKLVGDRGGDADAPCVVLLHGGGQTRHSWSRAVDSLIGAGLQVINFDARGHGDSDWSPSGAYALSDRAADLRAVVADLCVPFVLVGASLGGATAIQAVHEGLRPAGVVLVDIVPEPDPRGIERIVGFMHGNSGGFASIDEAAAAVAAYNPQRARPADAGGLMKNLRPRDDGRLYWHWDPRILDTAPTTHHIVVERATETLGALVNIPVLLVRGLSSDVVSDAGIAAFRRQVPRLEILDVQGAGHMVAGDRNDAFNDGVIAFAKRLLVPAD, from the coding sequence ATGGCAGATCGTCTGAAGCGCAGCGTTTTCGTATCGGCCGACGGCGTCAAGCTGGTCGGCGATCGGGGCGGTGACGCCGACGCGCCGTGCGTCGTGTTGTTGCACGGCGGCGGGCAGACGCGGCACAGCTGGAGTCGCGCGGTCGACAGTCTGATCGGGGCGGGGCTGCAGGTGATCAATTTCGACGCGCGCGGACATGGCGACAGCGATTGGTCGCCGAGCGGCGCTTATGCATTGAGCGACCGGGCGGCCGACCTTCGCGCGGTGGTCGCGGACCTTTGCGTGCCGTTCGTGCTCGTCGGCGCATCGCTCGGCGGCGCGACCGCGATCCAGGCGGTGCACGAGGGGCTGCGGCCGGCGGGGGTGGTACTTGTCGATATCGTGCCCGAGCCAGATCCGCGCGGGATCGAACGCATCGTCGGTTTCATGCACGGGAACAGCGGCGGCTTTGCGAGCATCGACGAGGCGGCGGCGGCGGTCGCGGCCTATAATCCGCAGCGCGCTCGCCCGGCCGATGCCGGCGGCTTGATGAAGAATCTGCGTCCGCGCGACGACGGGCGCCTCTATTGGCACTGGGATCCGCGCATCCTCGATACCGCGCCGACGACGCATCATATTGTCGTCGAACGCGCGACCGAGACGTTGGGCGCGTTGGTCAACATCCCGGTCCTGCTGGTTCGGGGCCTGTCGAGCGACGTGGTGAGCGATGCCGGGATCGCCGCCTTCCGGCGACAGGTGCCGCGTCTCGAAATCCTTGATGTGCAGGGCGCAGGGCACATGGTTGCGGGCGATCGCAACGATGCCTTTAATGACGGCGTGATTGCCTTTGCGAAGCGGCTGCTCGTGCCTGCTGACTGA
- a CDS encoding TonB-dependent receptor: MDRTFSRPAIRYACLASVIALAAVAAPASAQDDPAAQAPADEATTGSMADSEIIVTARRRDERLIDAPVAITALGGAALDNYAVTEFNDIAQLVPTMVAGKAASGSSASIFLRGVGSTALSAGFDQSVSFVVDGMPMSRGREIGLSQYDVQRVEVLKGPQALFFGKNATAGLISVTTNNPRDVFEAGLKLGYGFEAKEKYGEGYISGPLAEGLRARLAFRISDSEGAFTNTAGETYIDPFGLERHRNSKNRGYGRTYSSRATIEWDATDNLTFQVKTGYTDQKDGGPTDIIERICGGGRTVPFAANGIPPSPNADCVINGRSDSSTIPVEVAELDYRYAGDGRMYSRLKSGFGILTATLTSDVFDVTSITSYYRFKQTDLNNVSGEAYPATFSQLADYRQTSEELRFQSKWDGPVNVLFGLFASSNKFIFNTDAYIFPLPAVAAGTTYVTFKRDNGFKGSSMSAFGEVTANLSDAIELAAGARYSYESRDSFQQSLAANPAFGAAFPGGLRLDDRYRESDVSPQVTLRYKPSRDLTFYAAYKEGFKSGGFNISQTLTPAATVAAGEFGAERARGGEVGARAILMGGALSLNATAYYYDYLDLQVQNFDPVTIGQVVANAGTLRVKGIEGDFNWRSGGFSLRGAAAYNNATYKDYVGQCYGGQTIAQGCNLLAPAPGAAFTSQDYDGLTPPKAPRFAGRLGASYEVELSGSGLRLEASGDMSYSSKYNFSDTLRPDAIQPSFTKFDASLRLKGPEDRWTLALIGRNLSNKYVVTGGSEIPFTGGTGTGTAGPGVLSDLSAFVDNPREFYIEASVKF; the protein is encoded by the coding sequence ATGGATCGCACATTTTCGCGTCCTGCAATTCGCTACGCTTGCCTGGCATCGGTTATCGCGCTCGCGGCGGTCGCCGCACCGGCTTCTGCCCAAGACGATCCGGCTGCTCAGGCGCCGGCTGACGAGGCGACGACCGGCAGCATGGCCGACAGCGAAATCATCGTCACCGCCCGCCGCCGCGATGAGCGTCTGATCGACGCGCCGGTGGCGATCACCGCGCTCGGCGGCGCGGCGCTCGACAATTATGCGGTTACCGAATTCAACGATATCGCGCAGCTTGTGCCGACGATGGTGGCAGGCAAGGCGGCGTCGGGTTCGTCGGCAAGCATCTTCCTGCGCGGCGTCGGATCGACCGCGCTCAGCGCCGGGTTCGACCAATCGGTGTCCTTCGTCGTCGACGGCATGCCGATGAGCCGCGGCCGCGAGATCGGGCTCAGCCAGTATGACGTCCAGCGCGTCGAGGTGCTCAAGGGTCCGCAGGCGCTGTTCTTCGGCAAGAATGCGACGGCCGGCCTGATCTCGGTCACCACCAACAACCCGCGCGACGTATTCGAGGCGGGGCTCAAGCTCGGCTACGGCTTCGAGGCGAAAGAGAAATATGGCGAGGGCTATATCTCGGGCCCGCTCGCCGAAGGGCTGCGCGCACGGCTGGCCTTCCGCATTTCGGACAGCGAGGGCGCCTTCACCAACACCGCGGGCGAAACCTATATCGATCCGTTCGGGCTCGAACGCCATCGCAACAGCAAGAATCGCGGCTATGGGCGGACCTACAGCAGCCGTGCGACGATCGAATGGGACGCGACCGACAATCTGACCTTCCAGGTCAAGACCGGATATACCGACCAGAAGGACGGCGGCCCGACCGACATCATCGAACGCATCTGCGGCGGCGGCCGCACCGTGCCCTTCGCCGCGAACGGCATCCCGCCGAGCCCCAACGCCGATTGCGTCATCAACGGCCGGTCGGACAGCTCGACGATCCCGGTCGAGGTGGCAGAACTCGATTACCGCTACGCCGGCGACGGGCGCATGTATTCGCGGCTGAAATCGGGCTTCGGTATCCTGACGGCGACGCTGACCAGCGACGTGTTCGACGTGACCTCGATCACCTCCTATTACCGCTTCAAGCAGACCGACCTCAACAATGTGTCGGGCGAGGCCTATCCGGCCACCTTCTCGCAGCTCGCCGATTATCGCCAGACATCGGAGGAACTGCGCTTCCAGTCGAAATGGGACGGGCCGGTCAATGTGCTGTTCGGGCTGTTCGCGTCGAGCAACAAGTTCATCTTCAACACCGACGCCTATATCTTCCCGCTGCCGGCGGTCGCGGCAGGCACGACCTATGTGACCTTCAAGCGCGACAATGGTTTCAAGGGCAGTTCGATGTCGGCGTTCGGCGAAGTGACGGCGAATCTGTCCGATGCGATCGAGCTGGCGGCGGGTGCGCGCTACAGCTATGAATCGCGCGACAGCTTCCAGCAGTCGCTTGCCGCCAATCCGGCGTTTGGCGCCGCCTTCCCGGGTGGGCTGCGGCTCGACGATCGTTATCGGGAGTCCGACGTGTCGCCGCAGGTGACGCTGCGCTACAAGCCGTCGCGCGACCTGACCTTTTATGCCGCCTATAAGGAAGGCTTCAAATCAGGCGGGTTCAATATCTCGCAGACGCTGACCCCCGCCGCAACGGTCGCGGCCGGCGAGTTCGGCGCGGAGCGCGCCCGCGGCGGCGAAGTCGGCGCGCGCGCAATTCTGATGGGCGGCGCGCTGTCGCTCAACGCCACCGCTTATTATTACGACTATCTCGACCTGCAGGTGCAGAATTTCGATCCGGTGACGATCGGGCAGGTGGTGGCGAACGCCGGCACGCTGCGCGTCAAGGGCATCGAGGGCGATTTTAACTGGCGTTCGGGCGGCTTCTCGCTGCGCGGCGCGGCGGCGTACAACAATGCGACCTACAAGGATTATGTCGGCCAATGCTATGGCGGCCAGACGATCGCACAGGGCTGCAACCTGCTCGCACCGGCGCCCGGGGCTGCTTTCACCAGTCAGGATTATGACGGACTGACCCCGCCCAAGGCGCCGCGCTTCGCCGGCCGTCTCGGCGCAAGCTATGAGGTCGAGCTGTCGGGTTCGGGACTGCGGCTCGAGGCGAGCGGCGACATGAGCTATTCGTCCAAATATAATTTCTCGGACACGCTGCGCCCCGACGCAATCCAGCCGAGTTTCACCAAGTTCGATGCGTCGTTGCGGCTGAAAGGCCCCGAGGATCGTTGGACCCTCGCACTCATCGGCCGTAACCTCAGCAACAAATATGTCGTGACCGGCGGTTCGGAAATCCCGTTCACCGGGGGGACCGGCACGGGCACCGCAGGACCGGGCGTGCTCAGCGACCTGTCGGCCTTCGTCGATAATCCGCGCGAATTTTACATCGAAGCATCCGTGAAATTCTGA
- a CDS encoding class I adenylate-forming enzyme family protein: MAQTLPGAMDWWARMRPEQPAVVLGGDRLSFADYKDWSDRVAAMLEADGLQPGDRVAICSTNSLAYCALIMGIIRTGGIVNPVNFRFTPREIRELCETTEPRFAFAAPEFAANVEAAGLTPRPMAEVEALRHAAPALPAHDPLPDAPVVIIATSGSTAKPKGVVFTNRSMTAYAACWAVEETSSSPGSRVITLAPLNTSAGFVQLVHYTVQGCTVYMEPAFVPDAILQLIQDEKISCFGGVPTFFEAITRCPGFADADLSSIRLATAGGARVSRKLLDTWKAKGITIRQIYGQTEVGGNATMMPEHLAIEEPEKCGWGGVFMDLRVVRPDGSDCDPGEPGEILMRSPGMMQGYWRNPEETAKAIRDGWLHSGDIGTLDERGLLTFVDRMKDLIISGGLNISAAEVERVVCEFPGVIEALAIAAPDPKFGETPFVVYHAAAEVDVAALIAHCNTNLSNYKVPRYVAFSAEPLPRLATGKLSKPAVREAYAGAHERMERVR, translated from the coding sequence ATGGCGCAGACTTTGCCGGGCGCAATGGATTGGTGGGCGCGGATGCGGCCGGAGCAGCCTGCTGTGGTGCTCGGCGGCGACCGGCTGAGCTTTGCCGACTATAAGGATTGGTCCGACCGCGTTGCCGCCATGCTCGAGGCCGACGGGTTGCAGCCCGGCGATCGCGTCGCGATCTGCTCGACCAACAGTCTCGCTTATTGCGCGCTGATCATGGGGATCATCCGCACCGGCGGCATCGTCAACCCGGTCAACTTCCGCTTCACCCCGCGCGAAATCCGCGAGCTGTGCGAGACGACCGAGCCGCGCTTCGCTTTCGCCGCGCCCGAGTTTGCGGCGAATGTCGAGGCGGCAGGGCTAACCCCGCGTCCGATGGCAGAGGTCGAAGCCTTGCGTCATGCTGCACCCGCCTTGCCCGCGCACGATCCGCTTCCCGATGCGCCCGTGGTCATCATCGCGACGAGCGGATCGACCGCCAAGCCCAAGGGCGTCGTCTTCACCAACCGCTCGATGACCGCCTATGCCGCCTGCTGGGCGGTCGAGGAGACGTCCTCGTCGCCGGGGTCGCGCGTTATTACGCTCGCGCCGCTCAATACTTCGGCGGGCTTCGTCCAGCTCGTCCATTATACGGTGCAGGGCTGCACCGTTTATATGGAGCCGGCTTTCGTTCCCGACGCGATCCTGCAACTGATCCAGGACGAGAAGATCAGCTGTTTCGGCGGTGTACCGACCTTCTTCGAGGCGATCACGCGCTGTCCGGGTTTCGCCGACGCCGACCTGTCGTCGATCCGCCTCGCGACCGCGGGCGGCGCGCGGGTGAGCCGGAAATTGCTCGACACGTGGAAGGCAAAGGGGATCACGATCCGGCAGATTTACGGCCAGACCGAAGTCGGCGGCAACGCGACGATGATGCCCGAACATCTGGCGATCGAAGAGCCCGAGAAATGCGGTTGGGGCGGCGTCTTCATGGATCTGCGCGTCGTACGCCCCGACGGCAGCGATTGCGATCCGGGCGAACCCGGCGAGATATTGATGCGCTCGCCCGGGATGATGCAGGGCTATTGGCGCAACCCGGAGGAAACGGCGAAGGCGATCCGCGATGGCTGGCTCCATTCGGGTGACATCGGCACGCTCGACGAGCGCGGGCTTCTGACCTTCGTCGACCGGATGAAGGATCTGATCATCTCGGGCGGGCTCAACATCTCGGCGGCCGAGGTCGAGCGGGTGGTGTGCGAATTCCCCGGCGTGATCGAGGCGCTTGCCATTGCTGCGCCCGATCCCAAGTTCGGCGAGACGCCTTTCGTCGTCTACCACGCGGCCGCCGAGGTCGATGTCGCGGCGCTGATCGCGCACTGCAACACCAATCTCTCCAATTACAAGGTGCCGCGCTACGTCGCTTTTTCGGCCGAACCGCTGCCGCGGCTCGCGACCGGCAAATTGTCGAAGCCCGCGGTGCGCGAAGCCTATGCCGGCGCGCATGAAAGGATGGAGCGCGTCAGATGA
- a CDS encoding TetR/AcrR family transcriptional regulator — MARPSKPLISRANAAEAALEVIDEAGLEELSLNLVAQKLGVRPPSLYHHFKDKSELLQEVARMMFVRIPTVNDPSQSFEEQIIARCVVTRRALLKHPNAAPLMLRYFPRHLLLAAYERAASEEPYPPSIHLTVIDAIEKYTFGTALFEASAQVRGIPVIPPVDAAKYPNFAKAVDDNPFGDEEMFVEALRMFLVGVRRRLGTDTIGAPLGETD, encoded by the coding sequence TTGGCACGACCATCCAAACCGCTGATATCGCGCGCCAATGCGGCCGAGGCCGCGCTGGAAGTCATCGACGAGGCCGGGCTCGAAGAGTTGAGCCTCAATCTCGTGGCGCAAAAGCTCGGCGTGCGTCCGCCCTCGCTCTATCACCATTTCAAGGACAAGTCGGAGCTGTTGCAGGAAGTCGCGCGCATGATGTTCGTGCGCATCCCGACCGTGAACGATCCGTCCCAATCCTTCGAGGAACAGATCATCGCGCGCTGCGTCGTCACCCGCCGCGCCTTGCTCAAGCACCCCAATGCCGCGCCGCTGATGCTCCGCTATTTCCCGCGCCATTTGTTGCTCGCCGCCTATGAGCGGGCGGCATCCGAGGAACCCTATCCCCCCTCAATCCACCTGACGGTGATCGACGCGATCGAGAAGTACACTTTCGGCACCGCGCTGTTCGAGGCGTCGGCGCAGGTGCGCGGTATCCCGGTGATTCCGCCGGTCGACGCCGCCAAATATCCGAATTTTGCGAAGGCCGTCGATGACAATCCCTTCGGCGACGAAGAGATGTTCGTCGAGGCGCTGCGGATGTTTCTCGTCGGGGTGCGTCGCCGGCTCGGCACCGATACGATCGGCGCGCCGCTCGGCGAGACCGACTAG
- a CDS encoding cytochrome P450: MTAAQLAAAPVPPHIPAHLVFDFDIYADPRIGEDVQGTYAAALEDAPGIFWTRLNGGHWIVKSFDAISQIVLDPEHFSVREMQIPRVQNPPFMIPLSLDPPKNLPYRRAMMPMFGPAAIKALEPRIREWAAEFVEAVADKGACDFQADVSKVFPVSVFMELMGMDLARLQDFRHLAEDFFSAQNDEAELGRLSALILGELKGLIAEKRAVPDGKLMSHFITVDVDGRTMSDDEILAMSFVLFLGGMDTVTNVTGFAFQQLAQMPEVQARLAADPSLIPAFADEAVRLYGVVNTPRLVVQDQQIGEARFRDGEMVLNVLCLGSRDPAKFEQPNIFDLDRKKTAHLTFSSGPHLCVGHVLGRAELRILTEEWVKRVPAFRAVPGEKHGFRIGTVMALESLPVEWDIAD; the protein is encoded by the coding sequence ATGACTGCTGCCCAGCTCGCCGCCGCGCCGGTGCCGCCGCATATCCCGGCGCATCTGGTGTTCGATTTCGACATCTATGCCGACCCGCGCATCGGCGAGGATGTGCAGGGAACCTATGCGGCCGCACTCGAGGACGCACCGGGCATTTTCTGGACGCGGCTCAACGGCGGACACTGGATCGTCAAGAGCTTCGACGCGATCAGCCAGATCGTACTCGATCCCGAGCATTTTTCGGTGCGCGAGATGCAGATTCCGCGCGTCCAGAACCCGCCCTTCATGATCCCGCTGAGCCTCGATCCGCCCAAAAACCTGCCCTATCGCCGTGCGATGATGCCGATGTTCGGACCCGCCGCGATCAAGGCGCTCGAACCGCGGATCCGCGAATGGGCTGCCGAATTTGTCGAGGCGGTCGCCGACAAGGGCGCCTGCGACTTCCAGGCCGATGTGTCGAAGGTGTTTCCGGTCAGCGTGTTCATGGAACTGATGGGCATGGACCTCGCGCGGTTGCAGGATTTCCGTCATCTCGCCGAGGATTTCTTCTCGGCGCAGAATGACGAGGCCGAGCTTGGGCGGCTGAGCGCGCTGATCCTCGGCGAGCTCAAGGGGCTGATCGCGGAGAAGCGTGCGGTTCCCGACGGCAAGCTGATGTCGCACTTCATCACCGTCGATGTCGACGGGCGCACGATGAGCGACGACGAGATATTGGCGATGAGCTTCGTGCTCTTCCTCGGCGGCATGGATACGGTGACCAATGTCACCGGTTTCGCCTTTCAGCAGCTCGCGCAGATGCCCGAGGTTCAGGCACGGCTCGCCGCCGACCCGTCGCTGATTCCGGCCTTCGCCGACGAGGCGGTGCGGCTCTATGGCGTCGTCAACACGCCGCGACTAGTGGTGCAGGACCAGCAGATCGGCGAGGCCCGGTTTCGCGACGGCGAGATGGTGCTCAATGTCCTCTGTCTCGGCAGCCGCGACCCGGCGAAGTTCGAGCAGCCGAACATCTTCGATCTCGACCGCAAGAAGACCGCGCATCTGACCTTTTCGTCGGGGCCGCATCTGTGCGTCGGCCATGTCCTCGGCCGCGCCGAACTGCGTATCCTGACCGAAGAATGGGTGAAACGCGTCCCCGCTTTTCGTGCGGTTCCCGGCGAGAAGCACGGCTTTCGCATCGGGACGGTGATGGCGCTCGAATCGCTGCCGGTCGAATGGGATATCGCGGACTGA
- a CDS encoding GMC family oxidoreductase, translating to MSFDYIICGAGAAGCVLAYRLSENPHLKIALIEAGPRDRHPFISMPKGLAKVMQDPKHLWVHMSEPEASTAGQSEAWVRGRVLGGSSSVNGMMYVRGQPADFDAIAEKSSDDWSWARIGAAYRAFENHELGAAETRGDAGPMKISMPTQRLPVSDAQVAAGEAMGWAKKTDINAPDDQVAIGYAPRTIWKGKRQSAAQAFLRPAEKRPNLTVLTERTVDRVIFDGTRAVGVEVVHNGVRERIDAQHEVILSGGAMASPAILERSGVGDASRLAALDIPLVHHSPEVGEGLIEHRGIIMQWKLTKAALSQNRVFGGWRLLLATLKYYLTGDGPMSAAAYEIGGWFKSRPGLNRPDVQMLIAPFSFDMEKQRTALEKHPGINAVIYPLRPTSRGSIHIATRDPDAAASFRPNYRDTEEDRAAMTGAVRVMREYARQEPLASMIAEETLPGPAFATDAEILDAYDRFGTCGYHAVGSCRMGKDEASVVDPALRVRGVAGLRIIDTSIMPVIPSGNTNGPTMAMAWRGADIILRDAPAA from the coding sequence ATGAGTTTCGACTATATTATCTGCGGCGCCGGCGCCGCCGGCTGCGTCCTCGCTTACCGCCTGTCCGAGAATCCGCATCTGAAGATCGCGCTAATCGAAGCGGGGCCGCGCGACCGCCATCCCTTCATCTCGATGCCCAAGGGGCTCGCCAAGGTGATGCAGGATCCGAAGCATCTGTGGGTGCATATGAGCGAGCCGGAGGCGTCGACCGCGGGCCAGTCCGAGGCGTGGGTGCGCGGACGCGTGCTCGGCGGATCGTCGTCGGTCAACGGCATGATGTATGTCCGCGGCCAGCCTGCCGATTTCGACGCGATCGCGGAGAAATCGAGTGACGACTGGAGCTGGGCGCGTATCGGCGCCGCCTATCGCGCCTTCGAAAATCACGAGCTGGGCGCCGCCGAGACGCGCGGCGATGCGGGGCCGATGAAGATTTCGATGCCGACGCAGCGCCTGCCGGTCAGCGACGCACAGGTCGCGGCGGGCGAAGCAATGGGCTGGGCGAAAAAGACCGACATCAACGCGCCCGACGATCAGGTCGCGATCGGCTATGCGCCGCGGACGATCTGGAAAGGCAAGCGGCAGAGCGCCGCGCAAGCCTTTCTGCGCCCCGCCGAAAAGCGCCCCAACCTTACCGTCCTGACCGAACGCACCGTCGACCGCGTGATCTTCGACGGCACTCGCGCGGTCGGGGTCGAAGTCGTCCACAACGGCGTGCGCGAGCGGATCGATGCGCAGCATGAGGTCATCCTCTCCGGCGGCGCGATGGCGAGCCCGGCGATCCTCGAACGCTCGGGCGTGGGCGATGCGAGCCGCCTCGCCGCGCTCGACATCCCGCTCGTCCACCATAGCCCCGAGGTCGGCGAAGGGCTGATCGAGCATCGCGGGATCATCATGCAGTGGAAGCTGACGAAAGCGGCGCTGTCGCAGAACCGCGTCTTCGGCGGCTGGCGCCTGCTGCTCGCCACGCTCAAATATTATCTCACCGGCGACGGGCCGATGTCGGCCGCCGCCTATGAAATCGGCGGCTGGTTCAAATCGCGTCCGGGGCTCAACCGCCCCGACGTCCAGATGCTGATCGCGCCGTTCAGCTTCGACATGGAAAAGCAGCGCACCGCGCTCGAAAAGCATCCCGGGATCAATGCGGTGATCTATCCGCTGCGTCCGACCTCGCGCGGCAGCATCCATATCGCGACGCGCGATCCAGACGCCGCGGCCAGCTTCAGACCCAATTACCGCGACACCGAGGAGGATCGCGCCGCGATGACCGGCGCCGTGCGCGTGATGCGCGAATATGCACGGCAGGAACCGCTGGCCAGCATGATCGCCGAGGAAACGCTGCCCGGTCCCGCCTTTGCGACCGACGCCGAAATTCTCGATGCCTATGACCGGTTCGGCACCTGCGGTTATCATGCCGTGGGCAGTTGCCGGATGGGCAAGGACGAGGCTTCGGTCGTGGATCCGGCCCTCCGCGTCCGCGGCGTCGCGGGCCTGCGCATTATCGATACCTCGATCATGCCGGTGATCCCGTCGGGCAACACCAACGGCCCGACGATGGCGATGGCCTGGCGCGGCGCCGACATCATCCTGCGCGATGCGCCTGCGGCCTGA